The Candidatus Manganitrophus noduliformans genome includes a window with the following:
- a CDS encoding chaperone modulator CbpM, which translates to MRRMGSIQKWITYRKDDSGEEICYVTLEGLARLAHVPVTSVRRMQEEGLIAPIRGEERLFPQETLRRIAKIERLRAQLQIDLGGIDIILGLMERMEEMEREIAALRREARR; encoded by the coding sequence ATGCGAAGAATGGGATCGATCCAAAAATGGATCACCTACCGGAAGGATGATTCGGGAGAAGAGATCTGCTACGTGACCCTGGAGGGGCTGGCCCGGTTGGCCCATGTTCCGGTGACCTCGGTGCGACGGATGCAGGAAGAAGGTTTGATTGCGCCGATTCGGGGCGAGGAGCGGTTGTTTCCGCAGGAGACCCTTCGCCGCATCGCCAAGATCGAGCGGCTTCGCGCCCAGCTTCAGATCGATCTCGGCGGCATCGACATTATTCTCGGTCTGATGGAGCGGATGGAGGAGATGGAGCGGGAGATCGCCGCGTTGCGGCGGGAGGCGCGGCGGTGA
- a CDS encoding 3',5'-cyclic-nucleotide phosphodiesterase: protein MRVKVLGCYGADFYEKKNGKAIRYNPSGFLINKSVALDAGTLCGALTLSDLSKVRYVFISHAHLDHIQSLPFMAEILFGKIQNPVVIVSIAEVIEVLRKHFFNGHLWPDFTRLPTPENRILSYQVIPVGKPVEVEGLKITAIQVSHIVPAVGFIVEEDRSAIVYSGDTWKTDELWKVAAQIDHLKAIFVESSFPDQLSQLAMISGHLTPQLTLQEFNKIHRPDLPLYIYHMKPPYLDEIRRQVKGLRSKGVHLLRDGQVFNF from the coding sequence ATGAGAGTGAAGGTGCTCGGTTGCTACGGGGCTGATTTCTACGAAAAGAAAAATGGGAAGGCGATCCGTTATAATCCCTCCGGTTTTCTGATCAACAAATCGGTCGCCCTCGATGCAGGGACCCTCTGCGGCGCGCTGACCCTCTCGGATCTGAGCAAAGTCCGGTATGTCTTCATCTCGCACGCCCACCTCGACCATATCCAAAGCCTCCCCTTCATGGCTGAAATTCTCTTCGGAAAAATTCAAAACCCGGTCGTGATCGTGAGCATCGCCGAGGTGATCGAGGTCCTCCGGAAACATTTCTTCAACGGCCACCTCTGGCCTGACTTTACCCGTCTGCCGACCCCGGAAAACCGGATCCTTTCCTATCAGGTGATCCCGGTCGGAAAACCGGTCGAGGTGGAGGGGCTCAAGATCACCGCCATTCAGGTCAGCCACATCGTCCCGGCGGTCGGGTTCATCGTCGAGGAGGACCGGTCGGCGATCGTTTACAGCGGCGACACATGGAAGACCGATGAGCTCTGGAAGGTCGCCGCTCAGATCGATCATCTCAAGGCGATCTTCGTCGAGTCGTCCTTTCCCGATCAACTCTCCCAGCTCGCGATGATCTCGGGGCATCTGACGCCGCAGTTGACCTTGCAAGAATTCAACAAGATTCACCGGCCCGACCTCCCCCTCTACATTTACCATATGAAGCCGCCCTACCTGGATGAGATCCGCCGGCAGGTCAAAGGGCTCCGGAGCAAAGGGGTCCATCTTTTGCGGGACGGCCAGGTGTTCAACTTCTAG
- a CDS encoding VTT domain-containing protein encodes MNAEKIIRPGRNCYRIAQADRVDLLVDAAAYYRALYHAILQAQERLVFLGWQFDSRVSLLRGEEADRARDPVQFLPLLQKITEERPQLQVYLLAWDHSIVFAPEREWFQSYRFQQGTGDQIHFVFDHFHPAGGSHHQKIVLVDGIASFCGGLDICGDRWDTPQHRRQNPLRKNEDGTPYSLFHDVQIAVQGEAVSALEEIFLDRWAAATGERLAPVRPDRTRRLDLPHTLRLSGGPVSISRTVPAGTCGRETPVQEIAHFYDDAIASAERLILIENQYFTSRRVFEALHKRISDTSRPGIEVIVILPQAAQNWKEELAIGFEQRRMLQRLETAAKANHCPLGIYTPIKTGKPPLPPTPIYVHSKVLVIDDRILSIGSANTSNRSLGLDTECNLNIEADGNQRRREIAMVCYTLLGEHLEQPAEAMESLIQRKRGWVAALDAVSGQSGRLHKLNGEFPETWIDQVLPEGICFDPESPLNPEDLFEKLFFPPISSVQAEEALEEKERGERQKADAHLEHPKKRTFLKGIPLFLLPLIGVLLYFFLERKGIDLRSWMTTLEEARASHWTIPLFMVGTVIASVISFPITFFLILGGVLFGAYWGTLLNWTAALAGATVSYFLGLYLGRPLFRFGQKRAPAAADWIKQKGFWAILVLRVIGVFPFTVVNFIAGASKIRLSKYLLATALGMLPGTFLISYFSDAILQGTVDFKTKSSQLLWGLSFVLLLWLGSAIMKKWWLRRQEALS; translated from the coding sequence ATGAACGCCGAGAAGATCATCAGACCGGGGCGGAACTGTTATCGCATCGCCCAAGCTGACCGGGTCGATCTCCTGGTCGACGCCGCCGCTTATTACAGAGCCCTTTACCACGCGATTCTTCAGGCGCAAGAGCGCCTTGTTTTCTTAGGATGGCAATTCGACAGCCGCGTCTCCCTCCTTCGCGGAGAGGAGGCCGACCGGGCCCGTGATCCGGTTCAGTTCCTTCCTCTTCTGCAAAAAATCACCGAAGAACGCCCGCAGCTCCAGGTCTATCTCTTGGCCTGGGATCACTCCATTGTCTTCGCCCCCGAACGGGAATGGTTTCAGTCGTACCGGTTTCAACAAGGGACGGGAGATCAGATCCATTTTGTCTTCGACCATTTCCATCCTGCGGGAGGAAGCCACCACCAAAAAATCGTTCTGGTAGACGGGATCGCCAGCTTCTGCGGCGGGCTCGATATCTGCGGCGATCGATGGGACACCCCGCAGCATCGCCGCCAAAATCCCCTTCGAAAAAACGAGGACGGCACCCCGTACAGCCTCTTTCATGACGTTCAGATCGCCGTTCAGGGAGAAGCGGTCTCGGCCCTGGAAGAGATCTTTCTCGACCGATGGGCGGCCGCCACCGGAGAGCGCCTCGCTCCCGTCCGGCCCGATCGCACACGCCGGCTCGATCTTCCCCATACCCTGCGCCTCTCCGGCGGGCCGGTTTCAATCTCAAGAACCGTTCCGGCCGGGACCTGCGGGCGGGAAACGCCTGTGCAAGAGATCGCCCATTTCTATGACGACGCCATCGCTTCCGCCGAACGATTGATCTTGATCGAAAACCAATACTTTACTTCGCGCCGCGTTTTCGAGGCCCTCCATAAGCGGATCTCCGATACAAGCCGCCCCGGCATCGAGGTCATTGTGATCTTGCCCCAGGCCGCACAAAACTGGAAGGAAGAGCTGGCGATCGGATTCGAGCAACGGCGCATGCTCCAGCGACTGGAGACGGCCGCAAAGGCCAATCATTGCCCGCTCGGAATCTATACCCCGATTAAAACAGGGAAGCCTCCCCTTCCGCCGACGCCGATTTACGTTCACAGCAAGGTGCTGGTGATCGACGACCGGATCCTCTCGATCGGATCGGCCAATACCAGCAACCGGAGTTTGGGACTCGACACCGAGTGCAACCTCAACATTGAAGCCGACGGGAATCAGCGGCGGCGGGAAATCGCGATGGTCTGCTATACCTTGTTGGGGGAGCATCTCGAACAGCCGGCGGAGGCAATGGAATCATTGATTCAACGAAAGCGGGGGTGGGTGGCCGCCCTGGATGCCGTCTCAGGACAGAGCGGGCGGCTCCACAAGCTCAACGGTGAATTTCCTGAAACCTGGATCGACCAGGTTCTTCCCGAGGGGATCTGCTTCGATCCGGAATCGCCGCTTAACCCCGAAGATCTTTTCGAGAAACTCTTTTTCCCCCCGATCTCATCCGTTCAGGCAGAGGAAGCCCTAGAAGAAAAAGAGCGGGGGGAGCGTCAAAAGGCGGATGCGCATCTGGAACATCCGAAGAAGAGAACTTTCCTAAAGGGGATCCCCCTGTTTCTCCTTCCCCTGATCGGCGTTCTGCTCTACTTTTTTTTGGAAAGAAAAGGGATTGATCTCCGCTCCTGGATGACCACCCTCGAAGAAGCGCGGGCCTCTCACTGGACGATCCCCCTCTTTATGGTCGGGACGGTGATCGCAAGCGTGATCTCCTTTCCGATCACTTTCTTTCTAATCCTGGGAGGGGTCTTGTTCGGGGCGTATTGGGGGACGCTGCTGAATTGGACGGCGGCCCTCGCCGGCGCCACCGTCTCCTATTTCCTCGGCCTCTACCTCGGGAGGCCGCTCTTTCGCTTCGGCCAGAAGCGGGCCCCCGCGGCGGCCGACTGGATCAAACAGAAGGGGTTCTGGGCGATCTTGGTCCTCCGGGTCATCGGGGTTTTTCCATTTACCGTCGTCAACTTTATCGCCGGCGCCAGCAAGATTCGCCTCTCCAAATATCTTCTCGCCACGGCGCTGGGGATGCTTCCGGGGACCTTTCTGATCTCCTACTTCTCCGACGCCATTCTGCAAGGGACCGTCGACTTTAAAACGAAAAGCTCCCAGCTCCTCTGGGGCCTCTCGTTCGTTCTCCTTCTCTGGCTCGGCTCCGCCATCATGAAAAAATGGTGGCTGCGCCGGCAGGAAGCCCTTTCCTAA
- a CDS encoding endonuclease/exonuclease/phosphatase family protein, giving the protein MVIRSATEENRSEETVPSSIDRFLTVMTYNIHHGRGRDGRVDLKRICTVIQEGKPDLVALQEVDLGMTRSERLDQGRELADLLEMHHVAGHNWYLGEGAYGNVFLSRWPVTIVGNLDLSVPGREPRGCLLTEVHHGASLLLVASLHLGLGMAERKRQSLTILDQLKMLYTDEPILIMGDFNTFSFSSIARRFRASYTDVFEEAGVGPRSTFRKIGIPLRLDYIYASDHLLPVKAHVLRTQTASAASDHFPLIAQFLWKDRDERREDHQTGAELLSHRPS; this is encoded by the coding sequence ATGGTTATAAGATCAGCAACTGAGGAAAATCGCTCGGAAGAGACCGTCCCCTCCTCAATCGATCGGTTCTTGACGGTGATGACCTACAATATCCATCACGGAAGAGGACGGGACGGCCGGGTTGATCTGAAGCGGATCTGCACCGTCATTCAGGAGGGAAAACCCGATCTCGTCGCCCTCCAAGAGGTCGATCTGGGGATGACAAGGAGCGAGCGGCTCGATCAGGGACGGGAGTTGGCCGACCTGCTCGAAATGCATCACGTGGCCGGACACAACTGGTATCTAGGAGAAGGGGCGTACGGCAATGTCTTTCTCTCCCGATGGCCGGTCACCATTGTAGGGAACCTTGATTTGAGCGTTCCGGGGCGGGAGCCGAGGGGCTGTCTTTTAACCGAAGTGCATCACGGCGCCTCGCTGCTGTTGGTCGCATCCCTCCACCTGGGCCTCGGAATGGCGGAGAGAAAAAGGCAGTCCCTGACGATCTTGGATCAATTGAAGATGCTCTACACGGATGAACCGATCTTGATCATGGGGGATTTCAACACTTTCTCTTTCTCGTCGATTGCGCGCCGATTTCGCGCTTCGTATACCGATGTCTTCGAAGAAGCGGGGGTCGGACCCCGATCAACCTTTCGAAAAATCGGCATTCCCCTCCGGCTTGATTACATCTACGCCTCCGATCACCTCCTTCCGGTAAAGGCCCATGTCCTCCGGACGCAGACCGCTTCGGCCGCTTCCGATCACTTTCCGCTGATCGCGCAATTCCTCTGGAAGGATCGAGATGAACGCCGAGAAGATCATCAGACCGGGGCGGAACTGTTATCGCATCGCCCAAGCTGA
- a CDS encoding DnaJ C-terminal domain-containing protein, whose amino-acid sequence MAVKYRDYYEVLGVPRTASAEEIKKAYRKLARKYHPDLQTGPGKEEAERKFKELNEANEVLGDPKKREKYDRLGPQWQEGMDFTPPPGAGPREGTFRYEGGFEGFEEFGGFSDFFESLFGDTMGGRRRGSGFGRGGVPRPRRGSDVESEMELTLEEVVHGAKRRVRLQGQALCPVCNGRGTVGQQTCPRCGGTGRVIEARELTVNIPPGAREGDRVRLAGQGEPGESGGPPGDLFIRIRLLPHPRFKIVNENDLETEIEVMPWEAVLGTEVRIQTLDGEGTLKIPAGSRRGKRFRLRGKGLPIRGKGRGDLYVPLEINVPPQVTSEERRLYEELARLAKERRS is encoded by the coding sequence ATGGCGGTGAAATATCGAGACTACTATGAGGTCCTGGGCGTTCCCCGGACCGCTTCCGCGGAGGAGATCAAGAAGGCCTATCGAAAGCTCGCGCGGAAGTACCATCCCGACCTCCAGACCGGTCCAGGCAAGGAAGAGGCCGAGCGGAAATTCAAAGAGCTCAATGAGGCCAACGAGGTGCTCGGCGATCCGAAGAAGCGGGAGAAATACGACCGCCTCGGACCGCAGTGGCAGGAGGGGATGGACTTTACCCCGCCGCCCGGCGCGGGCCCCCGGGAGGGGACCTTCCGGTACGAGGGGGGATTCGAGGGCTTTGAGGAGTTCGGCGGTTTTTCCGATTTCTTCGAATCGCTCTTCGGCGACACGATGGGAGGTCGCCGGAGAGGGAGTGGGTTCGGCCGCGGCGGCGTCCCCCGCCCGAGGCGCGGCAGCGACGTCGAATCGGAGATGGAGCTCACCCTGGAAGAGGTGGTCCACGGGGCGAAGCGGCGGGTCCGGCTTCAGGGACAGGCCCTCTGTCCCGTCTGCAACGGCCGCGGGACGGTCGGGCAGCAGACCTGCCCCCGCTGCGGCGGGACCGGCCGGGTGATCGAAGCGCGGGAGCTGACGGTCAACATCCCTCCGGGGGCGCGGGAGGGGGATCGGGTCCGTCTCGCCGGGCAAGGGGAGCCGGGAGAGAGCGGCGGTCCTCCGGGCGACCTCTTCATCCGCATCCGGCTTCTCCCCCATCCTCGTTTTAAAATCGTGAATGAAAACGATCTTGAGACGGAAATCGAAGTGATGCCGTGGGAAGCCGTTTTGGGAACCGAGGTTCGGATTCAGACCCTCGACGGCGAAGGAACCCTGAAGATCCCGGCGGGAAGTCGCAGGGGGAAGCGGTTCCGGCTCCGCGGGAAAGGGCTCCCCATTCGGGGGAAGGGACGGGGGGATCTCTATGTTCCGCTCGAAATCAATGTCCCCCCGCAGGTGACGTCGGAAGAGAGACGCCTGTACGAGGAACTCGCGCGTCTGGCAAAGGAGCGGCGGTCGTAA
- the hutH gene encoding histidine ammonia-lyase, which yields MRPLHLTGHDLKPSDFYEVVLGRRTVRLAREAVAKMRRSRGVVEKMLSEHRVVYGITTGFGKLADQKISEGEIRQLQANLVRSHACGVGPPLSEAQTRGIILLRANVLAAGHSGVRPVVVERLIEMLNRAVHPVIPSRGSVGASGDLIPLAHLAQLLIGEGEALVNGKRLPGRRALRQAGIAPIILEAKEGLALVNGTQAALSLGLLSLQGAERLAESADVAGAMSLEALMGTPTAFDERIQRLRPYPGQKNVARKIRALLARSEIRASHIACSRVQDPYSLRCMPQVHGAVRDAIDHVRGVLTIETNSITDNPLVFPESESILAGGNFHGHPIALVLDLLAIALTHLGVISERRIAQLVDPDLIDLPRFLTRRPGLHSGLMMPQVAAAALASECKLLAHPASVDSIPTSANQEDYVSMAMGSALKLDQIVLNVEAILAIELIAAAQGIDFHAPLKPGEGVAEALKRLRTKVSPLEEDRSLQKEIETVSRMIRDGLFVFDR from the coding sequence ATGCGCCCCCTACATCTCACCGGTCATGATTTAAAACCTTCCGATTTTTATGAGGTCGTCCTGGGGCGAAGAACGGTTCGCCTGGCCCGGGAGGCGGTCGCGAAGATGCGCCGCTCCCGCGGCGTGGTCGAGAAGATGCTCTCGGAGCATCGCGTCGTCTATGGGATCACCACCGGCTTCGGGAAACTCGCCGACCAGAAAATTTCGGAGGGGGAGATTCGCCAGCTTCAGGCCAACCTCGTCCGGAGCCACGCCTGCGGCGTCGGCCCCCCCCTTTCCGAGGCGCAGACCCGCGGCATCATCCTTCTGCGGGCCAACGTCCTGGCCGCCGGTCATTCGGGGGTCCGTCCGGTGGTGGTCGAGCGGCTGATCGAGATGCTCAACCGCGCGGTCCATCCGGTGATCCCGAGCCGGGGGTCGGTCGGGGCGAGCGGCGACCTGATCCCCCTCGCCCATCTGGCCCAGCTGCTGATCGGGGAGGGAGAGGCTCTCGTAAACGGGAAGCGCCTTCCGGGCCGCCGCGCGCTGCGGCAAGCCGGCATCGCGCCGATCATTCTGGAGGCGAAAGAAGGGCTGGCGCTGGTCAATGGGACCCAGGCGGCTCTATCGCTCGGACTTCTCTCGTTGCAGGGGGCGGAGCGGCTGGCGGAGAGCGCCGATGTGGCCGGGGCGATGTCGCTCGAAGCGCTGATGGGAACGCCGACCGCCTTCGACGAGCGGATTCAGCGCCTGCGCCCCTACCCCGGTCAAAAAAATGTCGCCCGAAAGATCCGCGCGCTGCTCGCGCGAAGTGAAATCCGCGCCTCCCACATTGCTTGCAGCCGCGTCCAAGATCCCTACTCTCTTCGCTGCATGCCGCAGGTCCACGGCGCCGTCCGGGACGCGATCGATCATGTCCGGGGGGTGCTGACGATCGAGACCAACAGCATCACCGATAACCCGCTTGTCTTCCCGGAATCGGAATCGATCTTGGCGGGAGGGAATTTTCATGGTCACCCGATCGCCCTGGTCCTCGATCTGCTTGCCATCGCCCTGACCCATTTGGGGGTGATCTCGGAGCGGCGGATCGCGCAGCTGGTCGATCCCGATCTGATCGACCTTCCCCGTTTTCTCACCCGGCGCCCGGGCCTCCACTCCGGATTGATGATGCCGCAGGTCGCCGCCGCGGCATTGGCTTCGGAGTGCAAACTGCTGGCGCATCCCGCCTCGGTCGATTCCATTCCGACCTCGGCGAATCAAGAAGATTATGTCAGCATGGCGATGGGATCGGCGTTGAAGCTCGACCAGATCGTCTTGAACGTGGAAGCAATCCTCGCGATCGAATTGATTGCGGCGGCGCAGGGGATCGACTTTCATGCGCCGTTGAAGCCGGGGGAAGGGGTGGCAGAAGCGCTCAAACGGCTTCGGACAAAGGTTTCGCCGCTGGAGGAAGACCGCTCCCTTCAAAAAGAGATCGAAACGGTGAGCCGGATGATCCGGGACGGGCTCTTCGTTTTTGATCGTTGA
- a CDS encoding adenosine-specific kinase: MEFKSIKIDKPEEINLILGQAHFIKTVDDLHEALATAVPGIQFGLAFCEASGPCLIRTSGTDASLIDLATKNAFTLSAGHVFLILLRGVYPINVLNAVKSVQEVCTIYCASANPVEVIVAETEQGRGVMGVIDGFRPRGVETDADLRSRKELLRRVGYKV; the protein is encoded by the coding sequence ATGGAATTTAAATCGATCAAGATCGACAAACCGGAAGAGATTAATCTGATTCTCGGACAGGCGCACTTCATTAAAACGGTGGACGACCTTCACGAGGCGTTGGCGACGGCGGTGCCGGGGATCCAGTTCGGCCTCGCGTTCTGCGAGGCTTCCGGCCCCTGCCTGATTCGGACGAGCGGGACCGACGCCTCCCTGATCGATCTGGCGACGAAGAATGCCTTTACCCTTTCCGCGGGACATGTTTTCCTCATCCTGCTGCGCGGGGTCTATCCGATCAATGTCTTGAATGCGGTCAAGTCGGTTCAAGAGGTCTGCACGATTTACTGCGCCAGCGCCAACCCGGTGGAGGTGATCGTGGCCGAAACCGAGCAAGGGAGGGGGGTGATGGGGGTGATCGACGGATTTAGACCGAGAGGGGTCGAGACCGATGCCGATCTGCGGTCCCGTAAAGAATTGCTCCGCCGTGTCGGATACAAGGTGTGA
- a CDS encoding cyclic nucleotide-binding domain-containing protein → MPAQKESRDALNEALHLCIKKSQWSEAIEILKKLMKLEPTNTMYLLRVGDYSAKIGAKKEAVTAYLSAGDTFSKNGFLVKAIAAYKMILHLEPDHPEARKRLQTVHSEARGQTDPMMILKTAPAAPSDSAAVEASPPESIPSQPKEAPPFEIERTSLSEEAEPSPEAAPSPVAKKFAGDAIPLFANLTPEEFASVIEGTTPRSYPPGAFIVREGETGNSIYIIVKGRAKAATKVGGQEIVLGFLNESDFFGEVAFLTGRPRTADVVTVHETDLLELPGESVSAILAQYPHIRSVLERLYIKRMQITIDAMKSAKGAL, encoded by the coding sequence ATGCCGGCTCAAAAAGAGTCCCGAGACGCCCTGAACGAAGCCCTCCATCTTTGCATCAAAAAAAGCCAATGGTCGGAGGCGATCGAGATCCTCAAGAAGCTGATGAAGCTGGAGCCGACGAACACGATGTACCTTCTTCGGGTCGGGGACTACTCCGCCAAAATCGGCGCGAAGAAAGAGGCGGTGACCGCCTACCTGAGCGCCGGAGATACCTTTTCGAAGAACGGCTTTCTGGTAAAGGCGATCGCGGCGTATAAGATGATCCTCCATTTGGAGCCGGACCATCCCGAGGCGCGGAAGCGGCTCCAAACCGTCCATTCAGAGGCGCGGGGACAAACCGATCCGATGATGATCCTGAAGACCGCCCCCGCGGCGCCGTCCGATTCGGCGGCCGTCGAAGCCTCCCCGCCCGAGTCGATTCCGTCCCAACCGAAGGAGGCGCCGCCGTTCGAGATTGAGCGGACCTCTCTGTCGGAAGAGGCCGAGCCGAGTCCGGAAGCGGCCCCGTCCCCCGTCGCGAAGAAATTCGCCGGCGATGCCATCCCGCTTTTTGCCAATTTGACCCCGGAAGAGTTCGCAAGCGTCATCGAGGGGACGACGCCGCGAAGCTACCCCCCCGGCGCCTTCATCGTTCGCGAAGGAGAGACGGGGAATTCGATCTATATTATTGTCAAGGGGCGGGCCAAAGCGGCAACCAAGGTCGGCGGTCAGGAAATCGTCCTCGGCTTCCTCAATGAGAGCGACTTTTTCGGAGAGGTCGCCTTCCTGACCGGGCGGCCGAGGACGGCCGACGTCGTGACGGTGCACGAGACCGATCTCTTGGAGCTTCCGGGGGAATCGGTCAGCGCCATTCTGGCGCAGTACCCCCACATCCGCTCCGTTCTCGAGCGTTTGTACATCAAACGGATGCAGATCACGATCGATGCGATGAAAAGCGCGAAGGGGGCGTTGTGA